A single genomic interval of Carassius gibelio isolate Cgi1373 ecotype wild population from Czech Republic chromosome A22, carGib1.2-hapl.c, whole genome shotgun sequence harbors:
- the LOC127943028 gene encoding Fc receptor-like protein 5 isoform X3, whose translation MELSPLPLLLLLISKIFSQHTEEKPKATLSIKPAQHVFRGETVTLRCDVYSEGVSSWEYRWYKEGSGHVFSELQEVTFSSVTESDAGEYSCYVVERDRSRISPLSDDVTLTVSVPRAVLSVSPQKWLTEGDSVTLICQVNGSSTDWTFSWFTETLSSDNRKHLKRLSDSSRGAGGHYTVSSADLKHTGVYVCSAERGKPAYHSTISNKQLLCVTGVSPPVSLIVSPSRTQHFTSVSLSLSCEEQSNSGGWRMRRYTDRWGLEDCSSSLWGSQAGSTCTIRSTSTGDAGVYWCESESGEKTHPVNITVHLVVILESPVHPVTEGETLTLLCLDKYSTPNLRADFYKDGTLIQNNITEMIISTVSKSDEGFYSCKHRERGESPESWISVTASSRTSGSDDLNPVIVGVTAGLTVLIIVVLVLLWCYRNNKGGRSQSLSRVGQQKNSSQTSEKNQSEDVYTALTSGTAHIYDSLDATRNKDISTDIVSGRTVRKNYQDIEDLNEDDYYNTAKTKYM comes from the exons tgCTGATCTCAAAAATCTTCTCTCAACATACTGAAG AAAAACCAAAAGCCACATTGAGCATCAAACCTGCTCAACAtgtgttcagaggagagacagtCACTCTCAGATGTGATGTATATAGTGAAGGAGTCTCTAGCTGGGAGTACAGATGGTATAAAGAAGGTTCAGGCCATGTTTTCAGTGAACTACAGGAAGTCACATTCAGTTCTGTTACTGAGTCTGACGCAGGTGAATACTCCTGTTATGTAGTAGAGAGAGACAGATCACGCATCTCACCCCTCAGTGACGATGTTACACTGACAGTATCAG TTCCCAGAGCAGTGTTAAGTGTTTCTCCACAGAAGTGGTTGACTgaaggagattcagtgactctgatctgtcaGGTTAATGGTTCCTCTACAGACTGGACATTCAGCTGGTTCACTGAAACTCTCTCATCAG ACAACAGAAAGCATTTAAAGCGTCTctcagacagcagcagaggagctggAGGACACTACACTGTCAGTTCTGCTGATCTAAAAcacacaggagtgtatgtgtgttcagCAGAGAGAGGAAAACCAGCCTATCACTCAACCATCAGCAACAAACAGCTACTGTGTGTCACTG gtgtttctccTCCAGTCTCTCTGATCGTCAGTCCCAGCAGAACTCAACACttcacatctgtctctctctctctgagctgtgaGGAGCAGAGTAACTCTGGTGGGTGGAGAATGAGAAGATACACAGACAGATGGGGGCTGGAAGATTGTTCATCATCTCTGTGGGGATCACAAGCAGGATCTACATGTACAATCAGATCCACCAGCACAGGTGACGCTGGAGTGTACTGGTGTGAGTCTGAATCTGGAGAGAAAACTCAtcctgttaatatcactgtacacc TTGTTGTGATTCTGGAGAGTCCTGTTCATCCTGTGACTGAAGGAGAGACTCTGACTCTACTCTGTTTAGATAAATACTCAACTCCAAACCTCAGAGCTGATTTCTATAAAGATGGGACACTCATCCAGAATAATATTACAGAGATGATCATCTCTACTGTCTCAAAGTCAGACGAGGGTTTCTACTCctgcaaacacagagagagaggagagtcaCCCGAGAGCTGGATCTCAGTCAcag CTTCCTCCAGAACATCAGGATCTGAT GATCTCAATCCTGTGATAGTTGGAGTGACTGCTGGACTcacagttttgatcattgtcGTCTTGGTCCTGCTGTGGTGCTACAGAAACAACAAAG GTGGAAgatctcagtctctctctcgtGTCGGTCAACAGAAGAACAGCAGTCAGACATCAGAGAAGAACCAGAGTGAAGACGTATATACAGCACTCACGTCTG GAACTGCTCATATTTATGACTCTCTTGATGCCACAAGAAATAAAGACATAAGCACAG ACATTGTAAGTGGACGTACTGTAAGAAAGAATTATCAGGACATTGAAGATCTCAATGAAGATGATTATTACAACACAGCAAAGACAAAGTACATGTGA
- the LOC127943028 gene encoding Fc receptor-like protein 5 isoform X2 has protein sequence MELSPLPLLLLLISKIFSQHTEEKPKATLSIKPAQHVFRGETVTLRCDVYSEGVSSWEYRWYKEGSGHVFSELQEVTFSSVTESDAGEYSCYVVERDRSRISPLSDDVTLTVSVPRAVLSVSPQKWLTEGDSVTLICQVNGSSTDWTFSWFTETLSSDNRKHLKRLSDSSRGAGGHYTVSSADLKHTGVYVCSAERGKPAYHSTISNKQLLCVTGVSPPVSLIVSPSRTQHFTSVSLSLSCEEQSNSGGWRMRRYTDRWGLEDCSSSLWGSQAGSTCTIRSTSTGDAGVYWCESESGEKTHPVNITVHLVVILESPVHPVTEGETLTLLCLDKYSTPNLRADFYKDGTLIQNNITEMIISTVSKSDEGFYSCKHRERGESPESWISVTASSRTSGSDLNPVIVGVTAGLTVLIIVVLVLLWCYRNNKVSVCLGGRSQSLSRVGQQKNSSQTSEKNQSEDVYTALTSGTAHIYDSLDATRNKDISTDIVSGRTVRKNYQDIEDLNEDDYYNTAKTKYM, from the exons tgCTGATCTCAAAAATCTTCTCTCAACATACTGAAG AAAAACCAAAAGCCACATTGAGCATCAAACCTGCTCAACAtgtgttcagaggagagacagtCACTCTCAGATGTGATGTATATAGTGAAGGAGTCTCTAGCTGGGAGTACAGATGGTATAAAGAAGGTTCAGGCCATGTTTTCAGTGAACTACAGGAAGTCACATTCAGTTCTGTTACTGAGTCTGACGCAGGTGAATACTCCTGTTATGTAGTAGAGAGAGACAGATCACGCATCTCACCCCTCAGTGACGATGTTACACTGACAGTATCAG TTCCCAGAGCAGTGTTAAGTGTTTCTCCACAGAAGTGGTTGACTgaaggagattcagtgactctgatctgtcaGGTTAATGGTTCCTCTACAGACTGGACATTCAGCTGGTTCACTGAAACTCTCTCATCAG ACAACAGAAAGCATTTAAAGCGTCTctcagacagcagcagaggagctggAGGACACTACACTGTCAGTTCTGCTGATCTAAAAcacacaggagtgtatgtgtgttcagCAGAGAGAGGAAAACCAGCCTATCACTCAACCATCAGCAACAAACAGCTACTGTGTGTCACTG gtgtttctccTCCAGTCTCTCTGATCGTCAGTCCCAGCAGAACTCAACACttcacatctgtctctctctctctgagctgtgaGGAGCAGAGTAACTCTGGTGGGTGGAGAATGAGAAGATACACAGACAGATGGGGGCTGGAAGATTGTTCATCATCTCTGTGGGGATCACAAGCAGGATCTACATGTACAATCAGATCCACCAGCACAGGTGACGCTGGAGTGTACTGGTGTGAGTCTGAATCTGGAGAGAAAACTCAtcctgttaatatcactgtacacc TTGTTGTGATTCTGGAGAGTCCTGTTCATCCTGTGACTGAAGGAGAGACTCTGACTCTACTCTGTTTAGATAAATACTCAACTCCAAACCTCAGAGCTGATTTCTATAAAGATGGGACACTCATCCAGAATAATATTACAGAGATGATCATCTCTACTGTCTCAAAGTCAGACGAGGGTTTCTACTCctgcaaacacagagagagaggagagtcaCCCGAGAGCTGGATCTCAGTCAcag CTTCCTCCAGAACATCAGGATCTGATCTCAATCCTGTGATAGTTGGAGTGACTGCTGGACTcacagttttgatcattgtcGTCTTGGTCCTGCTGTGGTGCTACAGAAACAACAAAG TTTCTGTTTGTCTAGGTGGAAgatctcagtctctctctcgtGTCGGTCAACAGAAGAACAGCAGTCAGACATCAGAGAAGAACCAGAGTGAAGACGTATATACAGCACTCACGTCTG GAACTGCTCATATTTATGACTCTCTTGATGCCACAAGAAATAAAGACATAAGCACAG ACATTGTAAGTGGACGTACTGTAAGAAAGAATTATCAGGACATTGAAGATCTCAATGAAGATGATTATTACAACACAGCAAAGACAAAGTACATGTGA
- the LOC127943028 gene encoding Fc receptor-like protein 5 isoform X8, which produces MELSPLPLLLLLISKIFSQHTEEKPKATLSIKPAQHVFRGETVTLRCDVYSEGVSSWEYRWYKEGSGHVFSELQEVTFSSVTESDAGEYSCYVVERDRSRISPLSDDVTLTVSVPRAVLSVSPQKWLTEGDSVTLICQVNGSSTDWTFSWFTETLSSDSSRGAGGHYTVSSADLKHTGVYVCSAERGKPAYHSTISNKQLLCVTGVSPPVSLIVSPSRTQHFTSVSLSLSCEEQSNSGGWRMRRYTDRWGLEDCSSSLWGSQAGSTCTIRSTSTGDAGVYWCESESGEKTHPVNITVHLVVILESPVHPVTEGETLTLLCLDKYSTPNLRADFYKDGTLIQNNITEMIISTVSKSDEGFYSCKHRERGESPESWISVTASSRTSGSDLNPVIVGVTAGLTVLIIVVLVMLWRYRNNKGGRSQSRSRVSQQKNSSQTSEKNQSEDVYTALTSGTAHIYDSLDATRNKDISTDIVSGRTVRKNNQDTEDLNEDDYYNTAKTKYM; this is translated from the exons tgCTGATCTCAAAAATCTTCTCTCAACATACTGAAG AAAAACCAAAAGCCACATTGAGCATCAAACCTGCTCAACAtgtgttcagaggagagacagtCACTCTCAGATGTGATGTATATAGTGAAGGAGTCTCTAGCTGGGAGTACAGATGGTATAAAGAAGGTTCAGGCCATGTTTTCAGTGAACTACAGGAAGTCACATTCAGTTCTGTTACTGAGTCTGACGCAGGTGAATACTCCTGTTATGTAGTAGAGAGAGACAGATCACGCATCTCACCCCTCAGTGACGATGTTACACTGACAGTATCAG TTCCCAGAGCAGTGTTAAGTGTTTCTCCACAGAAGTGGTTGACTgaaggagattcagtgactctgatctgtcaGGTTAATGGTTCCTCTACAGACTGGACATTCAGCTGGTTCACTGAAACTCTCTCATCAG acagcagcagaggagctggAGGACACTACACTGTCAGTTCTGCTGATCTAAAAcacacaggagtgtatgtgtgttcagCAGAGAGAGGAAAACCAGCCTATCACTCAACCATCAGCAACAAACAGCTACTGTGTGTCACTG gtgtttctccTCCAGTCTCTCTGATCGTCAGTCCCAGCAGAACTCAACACttcacatctgtctctctctctctgagctgtgaGGAGCAGAGTAACTCTGGTGGGTGGAGAATGAGAAGATACACAGACAGATGGGGGCTGGAAGATTGTTCATCATCTCTGTGGGGATCACAAGCAGGATCTACATGTACAATCAGATCCACCAGCACAGGTGACGCTGGAGTGTACTGGTGTGAGTCTGAATCTGGAGAGAAAACTCAtcctgttaatatcactgtacacc TTGTTGTGATTCTGGAGAGTCCTGTTCATCCTGTGACTGAAGGAGAGACTCTGACTCTACTCTGTTTAGATAAATACTCAACTCCAAACCTCAGAGCTGATTTCTATAAAGATGGGACACTCATCCAGAATAATATTACAGAGATGATCATCTCTACTGTCTCAAAGTCAGACGAGGGTTTCTACTCctgcaaacacagagagagaggagagtcaCCCGAGAGCTGGATCTCAGTCAcag CTTCCTCCAGAACATCAGGATCTGATCTCAATCCTGTGATAGTTGGAGTGACTGCTGGACTcacagttttgatcattgtcGTCTTGGTCATGCTGTGGCGCTACAGAAACAACAAAG GTGGAAGATCTCAGTCTCGCTCTCGTGTGAGTCAACAGAAGAACAGCAGTCAGACATCAGAGAAGAACCAGAGTGAAGACGTATATACAGCACTCACGTCTG GAACTGCTCATATTTATGACTCTCTTGATGCCACAAGAAATAAAGACATAAGCACAG ACATTGTAAGTGGACGTACTGTAAGAAAAAATAACCAGGACACTGAAGATCTCAATGAAGATGATTATTACAACACAGCAAAGACAAAGTACATGTAG
- the LOC127943028 gene encoding Fc receptor-like protein 5 isoform X4 — MELSPLPLLLLLISKIFSQHTEEKPKATLSIKPAQHVFRGETVTLRCDVYSEGVSSWEYRWYKEGSGHVFSELQEVTFSSVTESDAGEYSCYVVERDRSRISPLSDDVTLTVSVPRAVLSVSPQKWLTEGDSVTLICQVNGSSTDWTFSWFTETLSSDNRKHLKRLSDSSRGAGGHYTVSSADLKHTGVYVCSAERGKPAYHSTISNKQLLCVTGVSPPVSLIVSPSRTQHFTSVSLSLSCEEQSNSGGWRMRRYTDRWGLEDCSSSLWGSQAGSTCTIRSTSTGDAGVYWCESESGEKTHPVNITVHLVVILESPVHPVTEGETLTLLCLDKYSTPNLRADFYKDGTLIQNNITEMIISTVSKSDEGFYSCKHRERGESPESWISVTASSRTSGSDLNPVIVGVTAGLTVLIIVVLVLLWCYRNNKGGRSQSLSRVGQQKNSSQTSEKNQSEDVYTALTSGTAHIYDSLDATRNKDISTDIVSGRTVRKNYQDIEDLNEDDYYNTAKTKYM; from the exons tgCTGATCTCAAAAATCTTCTCTCAACATACTGAAG AAAAACCAAAAGCCACATTGAGCATCAAACCTGCTCAACAtgtgttcagaggagagacagtCACTCTCAGATGTGATGTATATAGTGAAGGAGTCTCTAGCTGGGAGTACAGATGGTATAAAGAAGGTTCAGGCCATGTTTTCAGTGAACTACAGGAAGTCACATTCAGTTCTGTTACTGAGTCTGACGCAGGTGAATACTCCTGTTATGTAGTAGAGAGAGACAGATCACGCATCTCACCCCTCAGTGACGATGTTACACTGACAGTATCAG TTCCCAGAGCAGTGTTAAGTGTTTCTCCACAGAAGTGGTTGACTgaaggagattcagtgactctgatctgtcaGGTTAATGGTTCCTCTACAGACTGGACATTCAGCTGGTTCACTGAAACTCTCTCATCAG ACAACAGAAAGCATTTAAAGCGTCTctcagacagcagcagaggagctggAGGACACTACACTGTCAGTTCTGCTGATCTAAAAcacacaggagtgtatgtgtgttcagCAGAGAGAGGAAAACCAGCCTATCACTCAACCATCAGCAACAAACAGCTACTGTGTGTCACTG gtgtttctccTCCAGTCTCTCTGATCGTCAGTCCCAGCAGAACTCAACACttcacatctgtctctctctctctgagctgtgaGGAGCAGAGTAACTCTGGTGGGTGGAGAATGAGAAGATACACAGACAGATGGGGGCTGGAAGATTGTTCATCATCTCTGTGGGGATCACAAGCAGGATCTACATGTACAATCAGATCCACCAGCACAGGTGACGCTGGAGTGTACTGGTGTGAGTCTGAATCTGGAGAGAAAACTCAtcctgttaatatcactgtacacc TTGTTGTGATTCTGGAGAGTCCTGTTCATCCTGTGACTGAAGGAGAGACTCTGACTCTACTCTGTTTAGATAAATACTCAACTCCAAACCTCAGAGCTGATTTCTATAAAGATGGGACACTCATCCAGAATAATATTACAGAGATGATCATCTCTACTGTCTCAAAGTCAGACGAGGGTTTCTACTCctgcaaacacagagagagaggagagtcaCCCGAGAGCTGGATCTCAGTCAcag CTTCCTCCAGAACATCAGGATCTGATCTCAATCCTGTGATAGTTGGAGTGACTGCTGGACTcacagttttgatcattgtcGTCTTGGTCCTGCTGTGGTGCTACAGAAACAACAAAG GTGGAAgatctcagtctctctctcgtGTCGGTCAACAGAAGAACAGCAGTCAGACATCAGAGAAGAACCAGAGTGAAGACGTATATACAGCACTCACGTCTG GAACTGCTCATATTTATGACTCTCTTGATGCCACAAGAAATAAAGACATAAGCACAG ACATTGTAAGTGGACGTACTGTAAGAAAGAATTATCAGGACATTGAAGATCTCAATGAAGATGATTATTACAACACAGCAAAGACAAAGTACATGTGA
- the LOC127943028 gene encoding Fc receptor-like protein 5 isoform X6 has product MELSPLPLLLLLISKIFSQHTEEKPKATLSIKPAQHVFRGETVTLRCDVYSEGVSSWEYRWYKEGSGHVFSELQEVTFSSVTESDAGEYSCYVVERDRSRISPLSDDVTLTVSVPRAVLSVSPQKWLTEGDSVTLICQVNGSSTDWTFSWFTETLSSDNRKHLKRLSDSSRGAGGHYTVSSADLKHTGVYVCSAERGKPAYHSTISNKQLLCVTGVSPPVSLIVSPSRTQHFTSVSLSLSCEEQSNSGGWRMRRYTDRWGLEDCSSSLWGSQAGSTCTIRSTSTGDAGVYWCESESGEKTHPVNITVHLVVILESPVHPVTEGETLTLLCLDKYSTPNLRADFYKDGTLIQNNITEMIISTVSKSDEGFYSCKHRERGESPESWISVTASSRTSGSDLNPVIVGVTAGLTVLIIVVLVMLWRYRNNKGGRSQSLSRVGQQKNSSQTSEKNQSEDVYTALTSGTAHIYDSLDATRNKDISTDIVSGRTVRKNYQDIEDLNEDDYYNTAKTKYM; this is encoded by the exons tgCTGATCTCAAAAATCTTCTCTCAACATACTGAAG AAAAACCAAAAGCCACATTGAGCATCAAACCTGCTCAACAtgtgttcagaggagagacagtCACTCTCAGATGTGATGTATATAGTGAAGGAGTCTCTAGCTGGGAGTACAGATGGTATAAAGAAGGTTCAGGCCATGTTTTCAGTGAACTACAGGAAGTCACATTCAGTTCTGTTACTGAGTCTGACGCAGGTGAATACTCCTGTTATGTAGTAGAGAGAGACAGATCACGCATCTCACCCCTCAGTGACGATGTTACACTGACAGTATCAG TTCCCAGAGCAGTGTTAAGTGTTTCTCCACAGAAGTGGTTGACTgaaggagattcagtgactctgatctgtcaGGTTAATGGTTCCTCTACAGACTGGACATTCAGCTGGTTCACTGAAACTCTCTCATCAG ACAACAGAAAGCATTTAAAGCGTCTctcagacagcagcagaggagctggAGGACACTACACTGTCAGTTCTGCTGATCTAAAAcacacaggagtgtatgtgtgttcagCAGAGAGAGGAAAACCAGCCTATCACTCAACCATCAGCAACAAACAGCTACTGTGTGTCACTG gtgtttctccTCCAGTCTCTCTGATCGTCAGTCCCAGCAGAACTCAACACttcacatctgtctctctctctctgagctgtgaGGAGCAGAGTAACTCTGGTGGGTGGAGAATGAGAAGATACACAGACAGATGGGGGCTGGAAGATTGTTCATCATCTCTGTGGGGATCACAAGCAGGATCTACATGTACAATCAGATCCACCAGCACAGGTGACGCTGGAGTGTACTGGTGTGAGTCTGAATCTGGAGAGAAAACTCAtcctgttaatatcactgtacacc TTGTTGTGATTCTGGAGAGTCCTGTTCATCCTGTGACTGAAGGAGAGACTCTGACTCTACTCTGTTTAGATAAATACTCAACTCCAAACCTCAGAGCTGATTTCTATAAAGATGGGACACTCATCCAGAATAATATTACAGAGATGATCATCTCTACTGTCTCAAAGTCAGACGAGGGTTTCTACTCctgcaaacacagagagagaggagagtcaCCCGAGAGCTGGATCTCAGTCAcag CTTCCTCCAGAACATCAGGATCTGATCTCAATCCTGTGATAGTTGGAGTGACTGCTGGACTcacagttttgatcattgtcGTCTTGGTCATGCTGTGGCGCTACAGAAACAACAAAG GTGGAAgatctcagtctctctctcgtGTCGGTCAACAGAAGAACAGCAGTCAGACATCAGAGAAGAACCAGAGTGAAGACGTATATACAGCACTCACGTCTG GAACTGCTCATATTTATGACTCTCTTGATGCCACAAGAAATAAAGACATAAGCACAG ACATTGTAAGTGGACGTACTGTAAGAAAGAATTATCAGGACATTGAAGATCTCAATGAAGATGATTATTACAACACAGCAAAGACAAAGTACATGTGA
- the LOC127943028 gene encoding Fc receptor-like protein 5 isoform X1 — MELSPLPLLLLLISKIFSQHTEEKPKATLSIKPAQHVFRGETVTLRCDVYSEGVSSWEYRWYKEGSGHVFSELQEVTFSSVTESDAGEYSCYVVERDRSRISPLSDDVTLTVSVPRAVLSVSPQKWLTEGDSVTLICQVNGSSTDWTFSWFTETLSSDNRKHLKRLSDSSRGAGGHYTVSSADLKHTGVYVCSAERGKPAYHSTISNKQLLCVTGVSPPVSLIVSPSRTQHFTSVSLSLSCEEQSNSGGWRMRRYTDRWGLEDCSSSLWGSQAGSTCTIRSTSTGDAGVYWCESESGEKTHPVNITVHLVVILESPVHPVTEGETLTLLCLDKYSTPNLRADFYKDGTLIQNNITEMIISTVSKSDEGFYSCKHRERGESPESWISVTASSRTSGSDDLNPVIVGVTAGLTVLIIVVLVLLWCYRNNKVSVCLGGRSQSLSRVGQQKNSSQTSEKNQSEDVYTALTSGTAHIYDSLDATRNKDISTDIVSGRTVRKNYQDIEDLNEDDYYNTAKTKYM; from the exons tgCTGATCTCAAAAATCTTCTCTCAACATACTGAAG AAAAACCAAAAGCCACATTGAGCATCAAACCTGCTCAACAtgtgttcagaggagagacagtCACTCTCAGATGTGATGTATATAGTGAAGGAGTCTCTAGCTGGGAGTACAGATGGTATAAAGAAGGTTCAGGCCATGTTTTCAGTGAACTACAGGAAGTCACATTCAGTTCTGTTACTGAGTCTGACGCAGGTGAATACTCCTGTTATGTAGTAGAGAGAGACAGATCACGCATCTCACCCCTCAGTGACGATGTTACACTGACAGTATCAG TTCCCAGAGCAGTGTTAAGTGTTTCTCCACAGAAGTGGTTGACTgaaggagattcagtgactctgatctgtcaGGTTAATGGTTCCTCTACAGACTGGACATTCAGCTGGTTCACTGAAACTCTCTCATCAG ACAACAGAAAGCATTTAAAGCGTCTctcagacagcagcagaggagctggAGGACACTACACTGTCAGTTCTGCTGATCTAAAAcacacaggagtgtatgtgtgttcagCAGAGAGAGGAAAACCAGCCTATCACTCAACCATCAGCAACAAACAGCTACTGTGTGTCACTG gtgtttctccTCCAGTCTCTCTGATCGTCAGTCCCAGCAGAACTCAACACttcacatctgtctctctctctctgagctgtgaGGAGCAGAGTAACTCTGGTGGGTGGAGAATGAGAAGATACACAGACAGATGGGGGCTGGAAGATTGTTCATCATCTCTGTGGGGATCACAAGCAGGATCTACATGTACAATCAGATCCACCAGCACAGGTGACGCTGGAGTGTACTGGTGTGAGTCTGAATCTGGAGAGAAAACTCAtcctgttaatatcactgtacacc TTGTTGTGATTCTGGAGAGTCCTGTTCATCCTGTGACTGAAGGAGAGACTCTGACTCTACTCTGTTTAGATAAATACTCAACTCCAAACCTCAGAGCTGATTTCTATAAAGATGGGACACTCATCCAGAATAATATTACAGAGATGATCATCTCTACTGTCTCAAAGTCAGACGAGGGTTTCTACTCctgcaaacacagagagagaggagagtcaCCCGAGAGCTGGATCTCAGTCAcag CTTCCTCCAGAACATCAGGATCTGAT GATCTCAATCCTGTGATAGTTGGAGTGACTGCTGGACTcacagttttgatcattgtcGTCTTGGTCCTGCTGTGGTGCTACAGAAACAACAAAG TTTCTGTTTGTCTAGGTGGAAgatctcagtctctctctcgtGTCGGTCAACAGAAGAACAGCAGTCAGACATCAGAGAAGAACCAGAGTGAAGACGTATATACAGCACTCACGTCTG GAACTGCTCATATTTATGACTCTCTTGATGCCACAAGAAATAAAGACATAAGCACAG ACATTGTAAGTGGACGTACTGTAAGAAAGAATTATCAGGACATTGAAGATCTCAATGAAGATGATTATTACAACACAGCAAAGACAAAGTACATGTGA
- the LOC127943028 gene encoding Fc receptor-like protein 5 isoform X7 yields the protein MELSPLPLLLLLISKIFSQHTEEKPKATLSIKPAQHVFRGETVTLRCDVYSEGVSSWEYRWYKEGSGHVFSELQEVTFSSVTESDAGEYSCYVVERDRSRISPLSDDVTLTVSVPRAVLSVSPQKWLTEGDSVTLICQVNGSSTDWTFSWFTETLSSDNRKHLKRLSDSSRGAGGHYTVSSADLKHTGVYVCSAERGKPAYHSTISNKQLLCVTGVSPPVSLIVSPSRTQHFTSVSLSLSCEEQSNSGGWRMRRYTDRWGLEDCSSSLWGSQAGSTCTIRSTSTGDAGVYWCESESGEKTHPVNITVHLVVILESPVHPVTEGETLTLLCLDKYSTPNLRADFYKDGTLIQNNITEMIISTVSKSDEGFYSCKHRERGESPESWISVTASSRTSGSDLNPVIVGVTAGLTVLIIVVLVMLWRYRNNKGGRSQSRSRVSQQKNSSQTSEKNQSEDVYTALTSGTAHIYDSLDATRNKDISTDIVSGRTVRKNYQDIEDLNEDDYYNTAKTKYM from the exons tgCTGATCTCAAAAATCTTCTCTCAACATACTGAAG AAAAACCAAAAGCCACATTGAGCATCAAACCTGCTCAACAtgtgttcagaggagagacagtCACTCTCAGATGTGATGTATATAGTGAAGGAGTCTCTAGCTGGGAGTACAGATGGTATAAAGAAGGTTCAGGCCATGTTTTCAGTGAACTACAGGAAGTCACATTCAGTTCTGTTACTGAGTCTGACGCAGGTGAATACTCCTGTTATGTAGTAGAGAGAGACAGATCACGCATCTCACCCCTCAGTGACGATGTTACACTGACAGTATCAG TTCCCAGAGCAGTGTTAAGTGTTTCTCCACAGAAGTGGTTGACTgaaggagattcagtgactctgatctgtcaGGTTAATGGTTCCTCTACAGACTGGACATTCAGCTGGTTCACTGAAACTCTCTCATCAG ACAACAGAAAGCATTTAAAGCGTCTctcagacagcagcagaggagctggAGGACACTACACTGTCAGTTCTGCTGATCTAAAAcacacaggagtgtatgtgtgttcagCAGAGAGAGGAAAACCAGCCTATCACTCAACCATCAGCAACAAACAGCTACTGTGTGTCACTG gtgtttctccTCCAGTCTCTCTGATCGTCAGTCCCAGCAGAACTCAACACttcacatctgtctctctctctctgagctgtgaGGAGCAGAGTAACTCTGGTGGGTGGAGAATGAGAAGATACACAGACAGATGGGGGCTGGAAGATTGTTCATCATCTCTGTGGGGATCACAAGCAGGATCTACATGTACAATCAGATCCACCAGCACAGGTGACGCTGGAGTGTACTGGTGTGAGTCTGAATCTGGAGAGAAAACTCAtcctgttaatatcactgtacacc TTGTTGTGATTCTGGAGAGTCCTGTTCATCCTGTGACTGAAGGAGAGACTCTGACTCTACTCTGTTTAGATAAATACTCAACTCCAAACCTCAGAGCTGATTTCTATAAAGATGGGACACTCATCCAGAATAATATTACAGAGATGATCATCTCTACTGTCTCAAAGTCAGACGAGGGTTTCTACTCctgcaaacacagagagagaggagagtcaCCCGAGAGCTGGATCTCAGTCAcag CTTCCTCCAGAACATCAGGATCTGATCTCAATCCTGTGATAGTTGGAGTGACTGCTGGACTcacagttttgatcattgtcGTCTTGGTCATGCTGTGGCGCTACAGAAACAACAAAG GTGGAAGATCTCAGTCTCGCTCTCGTGTGAGTCAACAGAAGAACAGCAGTCAGACATCAGAGAAGAACCAGAGTGAAGACGTATATACAGCACTCACGTCTG GAACTGCTCATATTTATGACTCTCTTGATGCCACAAGAAATAAAGACATAAGCACAG ACATTGTAAGTGGACGTACTGTAAGAAAGAATTATCAGGACATTGAAGATCTCAATGAAGATGATTATTACAACACAGCAAAGACAAAGTACATGTGA